In Oryzias melastigma strain HK-1 linkage group LG10, ASM292280v2, whole genome shotgun sequence, the genomic window ttttacttCTGGCCTTTAGATCATGATTCTGTACTGCTGACTATACTTGATCAGGGAAGTTGTTTACTCCACATTATGTTGACATCCTTTTAGGTGTTGAAAGTGAATTGGGATGCTTCCTTCATCCATGCAAATCTTGATTTGTGTATGCTGATATGAAACTTGTGTTGTAAAACAGCTGTTGTAGGGTCATTTCACGCTGCTTTGGGTCATCATAGTAGCATGTTGATCCTGTTGCTTTGCAGCTGTTTGACATTATTTACTTGTTTACTTGATTGGTTTGTGTTAAAACCCCCATTAAGTGCCTCAAAAGAGAAGGAGCTCTTTAGACTTGGATGTGTAATTACAGCTATTTTTGGTAAACATGAGCAAACATGGTTGACTCTTTTTTTTGACTCACCATGGTGCTTTATTTAGTTTCTGATGTGTTCTTGGATGTTTTCTGAGCAGACTTGTATAAAAGTTTATGTCCCTTTGTTTCATCAATGACAGGCTTTATTATTAAGTTTGATTGGCTGTTAAAGCCCGCCTCCTGGGATTATAGATCCTCTTACTGCAGGGAACTCATAACAAACGTGGCCAACTATTCATTGCtcttgactttttattattttaaaaacaaagggTCGTTGCTGTTTTTGGTTGCTGCTCAGTTTTCTAGGTTGTAACCCTCCCCTTTTGTCTCCCAGCTGTTCCGACGCGTTGCTGCTGCTTTGCCAGGGATGGACAGCGCTCCGGAGAAAAGCAAAGAGGACAGTATCCTTGTCATGTTCATTGAGTTATCATCAATAGAAAATTAACTTTCACacatttcagctttaaattcatttaattaGTTCCAGCATGCAGGTAGATCATAAAGAACTTTTTGATGAAAGAAGTACATTTAAAGCTTGTTCCTATCTATATCCTAaggggaaaatattttaaaatgcaggTCTGATCAGTTGCAgcaactttgaataaaaatcaaatggcTGTATTTTATATACCTCAGATTCTGCGGCGTCGACACTTATACTTCCTTTCACAGTTGCaagttaaaacagcaaaaaaaaaaaaaaggttcctcTTGTTTGAAAGCAGAGTTTATCTTTTCAGGAAATGAGGACAGCACACTGTCAGATGACTGCATCAGATAGTCgtactgaaaacactgaagggaAATCTCGCAATTCTGTGACTGTTGCTTAACCCGTTGCCTCAGTGATCGACATCAAACTGGAGAAGCAGCCAGAGATGACTGTTACGGAGAGCAGCTGCTCATGCTAGTACACTTTGGTCGCGACCAGCCTGTCTCCCTCCCACCAACAGCTTTTCTCTTTGTGGCCACTCTCTTCACCCACCCTGATGGAGGAACACTCTTTTTCTTTCCCCCTCTTCTCAACTCAGTGACTTTTCAAAGTAACTGTGTGGATGTGCATTACTGTACTGAGCCTGATTATCTTGGGGAGGGGGGTATTTCAGacataaacatttaaggtaaagAGTAAGTTTTAGACCAAGATGTTCAGGTTTTCATCCAGTTGCATGACTTTATATAGGATTGCAGACCGACATAGCTAACCGCTCTTGAGTTATTGCACAGTTCTGATCTTAGTGCTGTTACTCTTGTTGTTGTAGAGTTAAACTGCTTGGGATTATGTACATGACTAAGATTTTAATTCTTCGCAATTTTATTttgtcgttttgttttttttccaaagaataATTAGCTTGCAACGATCTTAAAACTGCTTATTTCCCTATCTCATTTTGAGGAAATACAGACAGAATTTCACCGTCGAGTTCATCGCTTTGAAACCATCATGTTGCCAATCTGGAGCCAAACAAACTCATTGTacattaaaaatcataaacataaaGCCGAACTCAACAAACAAAACgtcaaattgcttttaaacCGTGCTGCAAAAGGATGATTAACAAGGGAATTGATGTCCATTGATTTCATTGAGAAATCCTCCccaaatgtcattaaaaaatcaGTAACTACCAATAAACTACAGCAAGTATTTGTAGTTTTGGTAAATCAGTTGTATGCATGCATCTGAGAAGGAGTGATCAGTTATTTGATCGCCTCGATGAACAAAAGCTCAGAAACCCCTGGTGTTTCACTTTGAAGGCAGTATGACTTAACCCCCATCTTCATTGTTGGTTTGTTGTGTTGATTACTCCACCTTAAAAACATAGAGCATGCTCACCATGCAGGATTTCTATGGATAAGAACACCGATGCCTTGCTTGTTTGTTCACCATGTTGTGCACTAAATCAAGCCACAATATTGTAAGATATCAAAGAAGCCTGCTGACTGGTTCGTGGCTTCACTAGTTGTTTATTAGAGCTGGTAGGTAGATGTCCTCAGATTCAGCTAATGCTTACTAACAACCTTGctgttaaatatatattaaaaaaacagtgcaGAGATGTTAGTCGGAGTATTTTTCCTGTGTTGCTGTTGCCTGtttcatgcatttatttattttgtaaattggACCGACATTGTTAGCTTGACCAAAAGTACAAAGGCCGACATGcatggttattttatttttttaatttattggtgCGTGTCTGCTGCGGCTCCACACGTCTGTTTTCTCCTGTGTAGTGGGCTTCGTTTACAGCTGCATTATCTTTACAGACACACAGGTCAACCAACTAACCAGAACAACAAGAACCCACCAATCACCTGCTTATACttctgtttctattttattttttatggctttttaaaaagaggaTTTAAAGTTTGAACTGCATAACATTTTATCATTAGCAGCTCTTTAATTGTCACAGACTAAATACTCAGCTTTGTCCTATTCTGAATGGTGTCTGTCTATTGGAAATATGTCCACTCGTGTTTAGGAACGTTTGTGTGAATAATGTACTATTATTATCTTATGTATAAAAAGGAGAGATAATGAAACACAAGTGTAGGCCTATCACATCaagtaaaataaagatatttcaCCAAAAGTACATTTggtatgtttttggttttatgtgGGGGacaatgatttttttgcagTAACATATTGCGTGGGCGTGTGACGACGCTCACTAAGTGACGCACGTCCCCAAAGTACACTGAAACTATTTGTTAGTTAATGAATCACTGGTATGTAATAGTACAATTGAGAGGTGTGGCGACATGAATGTCTGGATCATGTAAAACTAGAGCACCGACAGGCACGCCTTCTCCGTCTAATTAGGAACACGCCTCCTAGTCGATAAACGGGAATCTTAAAAGGATGTCAAATAGATTTTTGTAGAGAAGAGTGCACGTGTTAGTTTGTCttgaaaatctaatttttcaAACCACAATCACCCTTATAAAATTGATAGTTTTTTAACTCTTGGAATAAGGCTTGTTTGACTGGATAAGAGTCCAGAcatgcttttcatttttattaacaatttcCATGAAACGACAACATCTTAAGATCTTATaccaggggaaaaaaaagaagaaaacgtaTTCTCTGCCCTTTTTACatattcagaaaaaagaaaaacaattagaaaatgttaaaaaggaatGTATCTAAACATACATATCTGCTTTAATGCATATCGAGGAATTATACAATAAATACAATGCTTTGTTATCTGGAACTGTCTAAAACTTTGTGTAAATAGCagctgtttcatttttgtttgatagTATTTAAATGGGATTTACAATACCATCATCAATGTTGATACCTAgaaatatatattcttttacTTTGTCTATATTAACtctttcaaatgaaatattctGATTTATAGATGTTCCTAAACAtcacaaaattgcattttattagAGCTTAgagattttatttctattaaaccATTGTATAGggttaaaatttagaatttacatGCACATAAAATTTCTATTTGGTCTTATACAGTTTGACATCCAGAAACTGTGGCAATGCAGCTTTTATGCATGTTGGAACCAGCAAAATGAGACTTTGATgattggaatttaaaaaaaaaaaatgttaaatatattttaatgagaCCATGCATAAGATCTAgtcttatcattttttaatgtccaCTCATTCCAGGGAGCATTTGTTGCCCCTTTGGGCTGCAGAGGGTAAAGTCGACCCATTGAAACCAGCTGCTGTCAACAGGTAGAGTAGATATGGTTGTCAGGAATGACCTTTGACATTTTGTTCATATTGTTTAGATTCTTGAccttttaaaaagacaaaagttgcATCACCTTTAGATATGAATATCTCCctgttcattcatgttttttaatccAGATGTAATGATCTGACTGTCACTAATCATAGTTTATTGACTAACTTCCGCATTACCAAATCCAATCTAAGTGTTTACTTAACAATCCGGATCATTCCAGTTCTAGCAGCAACCTTTCGTTCAGTTCCCACTCCAAACAGGTGTGCTTTATGACCGCTCACGATACCTCCGTCTGGTGTCTCTGGTGGGGGCGGAGCAACTCTCGCCCCGCCCTCCGTACTCACCTGGGCTTAGGAAGTGTCATGAAAGCAGAGAGAAAGGTGTTGGCCTGAAGGGATGGCTCAGGAATTTGGCCAGAGAATCCTGCTCGACCTGATCGGTGATCGGCGCGTATATATCCGAGTGAGCGGAGCCGCAGCGCCGCACAAGCCTTGAGGCAGCCGGCGCGCACGATCCCCCACCTACGACGACCAACGCAGGCGGAAACGGAGTCCGAACATGACCCGAGCGAGTATTTTACCCGACGAAGAGGTCTTTGCTGACTTCAGAAGACAGTGTTTATCAACCGAGAACTGGCTGagcaaatacaacaaaaatgacatgcAGGTCTGGATCGAAATTCCACCTCCAAATACCGCTCCAAAAGTACACAAAATCAGGGTAAGTACACGGGGGTTGTGTAGTCGGTTGTGCGTGAGTGTGCTTTAGTTGAGCAGaagtttgttagattttttttttttaagttggtgtttgttttattgtgatgtGTTTTGTTTAGGTAGACATTTgggtgtctgtttgtgtgtgttttggttagAAGTTTGTGTGTGATATAGGAAGTGTTTTGGTTAGAAGTTTTtgtaggtgtgtgtttgtgtgtgttttggttagAAGTTTGTGTGTATTACAGGATGTGTTTTGGTTAGAAGTTTGTGTGTGTCACTGGATGTGTTTTTTATAAGtataaaagtttgtgtttggatttatttattttttgggggaaaaattgtgtttggttagtgtgtgtgtgttttgcttaagctgaagtttgtgttttggatttttatggTAAAAGCTGGTGTGTGCTTTGGTTAGGTagactttttgtgtgtttggggCGTGCTTTAGTTGGGTGCAgaagtttgtgtttgattttttttttttgtaagagtTTGGTTCGGTAGAAGTTGGTGtgtgtttgaatgtgttttgGTTAAGccaatgtttgtgtgtttcagtgtaaaatgaCAATCAAAGACGTGTCTGCTGCGACCATGTATGATGTCATCCACGACGGCGAGTACAGGAAGACGTGGGATCCCAACATGTTGGAGAGTTTCGACATTGCCAGGCTCTCTGATAATGCTGATGTGGGCTATTATTCATGTAAGCATCCTCATCTGACAGCTCACTCTTGTGGGGGCTGTAAAAGGACACAGATTTTATAGCTATATTGCTCTTTCTTCTTAGACACGTATATGGATTTAACTCAGTTTGCTTCCTGATTTAAATGCTTATAAATCTCCTTAGCTAGGTCATATTTGTTCCTGTGAAAATctaatgctaaaatgttctCTTCTTCTACAGGGAACTGTCCAAAGCCGTTAAAAAACAGGGATGTTGTGACTCTGCGTTCCTGGCAGGTTAAAGATGACGAGTACATTATCATAAACTTCTCAGTCAAACATCCGGTGAGTCACCCCCTACAGACGTCTATATTACACATCTGCTTTGGTGACTGGATTAAATATGTGTGTTATGCCTTTAAATGTTCCTTCTATGGCTGTTtcacaaatatgattttaatgttttgtggtTTTCTAACAGAAACACCCCACTCACAGTAACCTGGTCAGAGCTGTGTCCATTTTGACTGGCTACTACATCAAGAACACTGGGCCAAACAGCTGCACCTTTATCTACCTCTCACAAGCTGACCCCAAAGGTCAGAGCATTTCCAAAGCATGCTCTTCTTTGTAATATTTAGGCCATGTTTCTCACAGTGTGTTCTGTCCTCAGGCTCCCTTCCAAAGTGGGTGGTCAACAAAGCGTCTCAGGTCCTCGCTCCTCGGGTACGTGTCCTGCAAAAATGCGGTTGTGCGGTTCCACAGGCTGGGTGTGTGTCCACCTGTAGAATTTAGAGCACACACCATAGGTGTGAGCACACAAAGGAGCGCGGTTTCACGCTCAAGGACAATAGTTTCCACGGAAATGTTAAACTGAAGCTGCTGACAGAGGAGAATCTCAGTTAGAGCCGACGCCGGTTTTCCTGGTGGAACTGGTTTATCAGGTTACATTTCATGCATTGATTCAATCTATTTAAACCAAAGTTTGTGCTTTTTGTCAGCATTGTTCATTGACTGACTTTAAGAATGGGATCGTttaggaaaatgtttgaaatcaaCTCAAATGCAGCTCCAAACGGACCCAAACCAGATTCTGTAACAATTTTGATACTGACTTCTGGGTCTTTGtattagacataaaaaaaaatgttaccaagcagatttttttagatttattgaCTGAGAGTGAAGGTGTGGTATAATCCTCAAAGATAATAATCTCTTCATTTTCAGGTCTTGAAGAGTGTGCATAAGGCAGGACAGAAGTATCCAGAATGGAAGCGGCAGAACAGACCCAACCAGAAGCCCTGGCTCCACCCAGAACAGAGCACCCTGCCCAAAATGAACCCTGCTGAGCTTTCAATACAGAGGGCCGACTCCCTGGAAAACGTGGATGAAGCCTTCAAGATGGATGCTCAAGAAAACGAAGATAGCAGCTAAATAAAGAGCGGGAAGGAAATGTGGCTGGAGTTTGGAAAACTGTATATTAATCACTGAGCCACAACTTTGAAGATTTGGAGACCGACAGCTCTCTGGGATGTAGCCTTGAACCAAATCTGTGCTTATCCTTGAATAAACAAGAGCACAGAGTGTTTACATGTCTCTCTGAAGACAGAAATAAGCACACATTTAGTAACCATTCACCTCAGTCATGCTGAACTAAGTCATTTTACAGGGTTAGGGGGGTGGAGTTTAAAGCACTACTATAATGAGTCCTCCACCAGGCCAGGCCTTAAGAAACGAATGAAGAATTCTGGAGGAAATAAGTTGTCCACTGCAGAATGTTTTGTCATGCATTTATGGCAATCGCAGTGGACCTTTGCTAAAGGATAAtggaaggttttatttttacttctgtGCCTTCAAAAGAAGGATTcttaaaatagacattttattttgttgaacttATTTGGCTAGTTGAGCTGTTCAAGCGACAGGAAATAACTCACGAATTGATTGAGaaagataaatattttctttccctTCATGCATTGTCCTTTGGCTCTCATTAATTTCCAACACTGACTCAGAAGAAATGGATCTTATTTACTGTGTATGATGTGTGAACACTTGAGCATTACTGTACCTTAATGATTGGTATTACCATAAAAGGTATTTCgttattgttctatttattttttatgaaccaTGAAGAGGTCTGAACGACTGGATTGGAGCCTTGCtgagatttgtatttttatgaggATGTTGtgtagtaattttttttttttaataaacctgaCAAGTTTAACTTGTTGTAGCAATCTCTGTCACtcactgttttctttaaagtaccGGAGCAAGTTCTGAGAAGTTACCCAGCCGGCCCTCAggctaattttgatttattgttattaacggcctgatgttatcctgtgattatttctaacttgaataattttgacaaaacatatttttatggacagtaaaatattgaacatttttaaggtggatttattctgggataacattcataattatgttgaaaagttacagtttagaagttttaaaaaaagtgacattttgctagtttttcagactaatatttcagctacattttagctgttttgggtaatttagtttggtttttttttaagtttttttaggctgttttggagttaggctaatacttgcacgctagctgtttgggtaatttaggcttcttcattttttaggttattttgaagtttagctatttattcaggtacatgctaactttttggctaaaatagttttttttttaaaatttttaatctaatttggtattattttatatattatattttagctgactatcagcttcagcattttccgccaccagctttagcgtttttagctatcaatttcagcatcttcaacagccaaattcagcttacagcattcagactagcattattgcaggaaaTCCTACAGATCTTGTTCATAACTatcaaaaagttatgtttttttaagttttaaaaattttgttttagagtgtttaacagatgtttatcctgtccggcccgtgccctaaggtgtgttttggccccttgtgcgattgagtttgacacccctgccttaaagtttggtccatattgacatcaTAGCATCACGCCtcggagtccccccagaggagctggaggaagtggccggggagagggaagtctgggcatctttgcttagactgctgcccccgcgacccggtcccggatgaagcggaggaagatggatgggtggatggatggaagatggaGCATCACATAGTTGCTACAGATCTGTCAGCTGAGCATCTATGATGCCAATCTCCCGCTCCatcacatcccaaaggtgttctaatgggttgagatctggagactgtaGAGGTCATTTAATTAACTCATTGTCATTTTCAAGTAACCAGTGTGAGAGGATTccagctttcatgttgttgatgcccAATTCTGACCCAACcatctgaatgttgcagcagattggagactcatcagaccagacaatgtttttccaatcttctattgtccagttttggtgaatctgggaattgtagcctcagtttcctgttctcaGCTGACAGGAGGGGCGCCTgttgtgttcttctgctgctgtagtccatctgcctcaACGTTGGAtatgttgtgtgttcagagatgttgTTCTGCAGACCTCGCTTTTAACCAGTGTTTATATATGAGTCACTGTTGTCAttttatcagctggaaccagtctgaccattctcctctgacctctggcatcaacaaagTATTTCCATTCTCTGTAAATCCTAGAGATGGTTGTTGGTGAAAATCCTAGTAGATCAGCAGTTCCTGAAAgactcagaccagcccgtctggtACCAACAATCATGTTCAGTCACTTCAATCCTCTTTCTCCTACATTCTGATGCTCTGGTTGAACTGCAGATCATCTCGACCATGACAatctacatgcctaaatgcatcgagttgctgccatgtgattggatGATTAGACATTTGCGTTGGCAGTTGGCCAGGTGTGTCTAATATAGTGTTCAGTAATTGTAAAGGTTACTTCAGTGATTTAAgtgatgtaaatgttttattagacaaataagatttttttaaattaaaatgttattccATTTTAATAGTAATTTAAAGACATAATAGCTAAAAGTATGTAAATGCATCATATACAAAAGTAACAAGTTAACAAATAATGCAGAAACTTGAATGTTCAGTTGTATAAAGATTAGCATCCCAAGGCGCACAAGTCTGCAGATTTCACGGGCTTCCATTTTGTAGAAGCCCAAGAGGACTCAAACAAACGTTAACTGATCCTAAATAAAGCTGAATTTCACCAGAATGTTGCATGTCAcacttaaaaacagtttaaaaaagattcaaGAAACAGTCATGCAAAAAACAAGTCACATCGTGAAAGTAATTTACATTTACACAACTTAAATATTCAtataaaactgtcaaaaatctCAGCATCGCATCAAATTTTCCAGAATTCTTGCAATGTTTTCTCTTACAGCATTATTAATTTccctaaaatatttgttttatctgtaCTAAAGGTGCACAGTCTGAACTTTTTACTCAAGTTCATAAGATTAAATTAGGATGTGTTAAGTTTAAGTGTTATACAGTGTTTcgttttactttagcctttgagGTCCCTGACTTCTCCAAAACAGAATCTACAAACCTAACTTGCAGTTAGTCTGGTTTTCAAATAGAAACCAGTGGAGGGTTTAGGATGAGTCATCTGGTGGTGCATCTGTCCTGTTGAAGTCCAGACAGAGAGAAGGCCGGAGTCTGTGGGAGGATGAAGGTTAGTCTTCCTCTGCTGCCATCTAATGGACAGTTCTCTCCTTCTGTCGTTGGTAATCTAAAGGAAGAAAGAACCTTATTATTGGACTAAAAGCTGGGCCATTATTTCTGATACTCTAGCATGAGTTGAGGCCGTTCTCGCGTTCCTTGTAGTCCGTACACGGtatcccagcatgcactttGGGTAGAATGACATGCTGGTTTGTGATTACAAGCGaatattatctttattttttgcacattgtGCATGAAATCTATGTAATAAAGTATCCTCTACGAACACAACAGATAAAAGCCAGTGTGTGAGAAAACTTCAGCAAAAAAGGAGATCTTGTAACCAGTACAAACACTGCAGTACTTGCTGATGCTTTAAAAGAGGACTTGAACATTTGGTACTAAATCACTAAAAAATGAGATCTTTATTGAAGCTGAGTCATTCAAAACACCCACTGTGTGGCTAAAAATCCACCAGTGACAAGTCTTCATTCACTTTCAATGGGTTAGTGAACACAAACTTACTGTAAGGAAAGAAGCGGACCCTCATCAGGATTTCTCGAGCGGTCTTCAGTATCTCCACAGCCTGTGGGGGAAGACACACGCCTCTATTGATTCAGAATCAGGTTGTCTTTTCTTTGTGCACAAACTACGtgcttcagaataaaagctttttcttaTGCATGTTCCtgatttaaagactcactccagtgaaaattgtgtttttaacatccaTTTGATGGAGGCCATGTATCCAGataattaagctaaaattgcatttctgagtattcctatttgtaaaaagttgcatttgttatgtagaaaatgtGATGAGTAGGCAGCCATTTGACTAGTAACTATAGACGGTTCTGGCCGATTCCCATGTGGTCAAAATGGAAAGCAACTTCTTATAACTTTTCAACGATTTATGATATTTACtgatgtccatggcagacaggaagtcctgtccacctttgtcatgggagggatcacacttcaatataagggtggggtcatttggaccctataagagagcacaagggttaagggaGAGGTTCCTCCGGACATCTCAGCATTAGGGGACAAATGTTTGCGGTTTTTGGATGTATTTTGAAAGTGTACACTGGACCAATGACATCTACACAGATCTTAGCCGgcttacaaaattaaaaataaaataaaatacagaatcTTGATACGTTGAAAAGTGAATTCCAGCTCGTCCTCTCAAACCTAGTGACAGTTTCAACTCTCCGAATTTTGTTAGACCTTATACATTTCAAAAGTGCTTATACAATAATAATCTATAAACTAACAGCGGTCCCTCTTTATAACTCACTTTAGCTTTCTCTGGTTTcttttgtgtgattttatatgctttttctcttttcattgcacatatttttctgcatcctgattggcccATTATCAATCAATCTTCTTTTGCCATGTCTCTCATACAGTACAGAATAAATGCAGCTAGCAGAGATGATCTAtggtttcattttataaaactgaaccattttctatgacactttgagagtttaaacgagagaaaagtgtgaaaatgttcatgtttgagaaaataaagtgtgtagtgatgAGTTTTACAGCCTTGAAACATCTAGAATacgtgtaaaaaataaagatttcacCTATTTTAGAATGTGATAAAAGACCTAAAGTCTAATAATTTATAATCATAACTAATACAGTTTTGCCTCTGCTGCTGACAGATGGCGCCAAACACACGTCTGTCACATCAAGACGCTGAAACCATATCATGAGCGTGACTGACTGCTCGTTGCTGTCTACAGGTTTCTGCTGTGGTGGTTATAGAGCAGGCTGGGTATGAGAGTCCTGTGAGGATGATGATCTGAAACTGCCGTCATGCCCTGTCCAGATACCAGTAACACACTGCCAAGTGACAAACTAGTCACGGTGAGcatccaaacagaaaaacatcttgtTGATTGgctcaaaaaataaagacagaagaTTTTCGGAGTTAGTGGCTTAAGGTTCGGCACATAACAAAAAGAATGGTTGGATGCTTGAATAAGGGATGTCTATAGCTGTCTTACTACACACTCGTCCGCATCGCGACACTCATGCGGATGAATGATGACTGAGTTGCAACCGTTTTAAATGATCAGTCATCTGATGGCTTTTGTTCCCTGACATCCAGCATCCCACCTGCCTTCTCACGACCCTCTTCATCAAGTGCTTTCTGTGACAGTTTCTGCTTTGTGGTAGTTTTTTTCTAAGGTTTCCTTCTTTGTTTACCACCTTACTGGACGTAAAAAAAACTACACCAACCCGTCcggttttgaatatttttcttaatgttaCACGTTCTTTACTAAAGGTTAAACAGGAATAGAACATAGATGGAAGACTATAGTACATTTGTGAACTTCTATCCCATCTCCTTTATTTTCTAAGTCCTCACTAAACCCTTCAAGATTGGCTTTTTGACCAGCAGAAATAATCTGCTCTAATCAGGATTTAGAAAGCCTTATGGCACTGAGACAGAACAGCAAATATCCATGTGTGTTACACTTTTAACTTTGTTGCTCTGTCTCATTTCAAAGAAGCctcactagctgcgtttccattacacatatgcgcaAAATAATATCAAAATCCTATAAATGTGTTTCGCAGtgacacagtttccattaaatcacaattatgtaaataaacacaaaccaactcacacgataagtcattaaaaacacagcgaTGGGTGagaacaa contains:
- the stard14 gene encoding START domain containing 14, which encodes MTRASILPDEEVFADFRRQCLSTENWLSKYNKNDMQVWIEIPPPNTAPKVHKIRCKMTIKDVSAATMYDVIHDGEYRKTWDPNMLESFDIARLSDNADVGYYSWNCPKPLKNRDVVTLRSWQVKDDEYIIINFSVKHPKHPTHSNLVRAVSILTGYYIKNTGPNSCTFIYLSQADPKGSLPKWVVNKASQVLAPRVLKSVHKAGQKYPEWKRQNRPNQKPWLHPEQSTLPKMNPAELSIQRADSLENVDEAFKMDAQENEDSS